From a region of the Cololabis saira isolate AMF1-May2022 chromosome 8, fColSai1.1, whole genome shotgun sequence genome:
- the LOC133448355 gene encoding elastase-1-like, which yields MLRFLVLTSLAALVLGELEAQPRHLMNMDERVVGGEVASPNSWPWQISLQYRSGSSYYHTCGGSLVKTGWVMTAAHCVDSNRSWRVVLGEHDIYVESGREQIIGVSRVYIHPNWDASRLSNGYDIALLKLTSPAKLNTYVQLASLPPNGQILPHDNLCYVTGWGRTSTGGPLSAQLKQAYLPVVDHKTCSRSDWWGGSVRTTMVCGGGGAEAGCNGDSGGPLNCQVSGKYYVHGIASFVSGYGCNYPKKPTVFTRVSAYIDWMNSIM from the exons ATGCTGAGGTTTCTGGTGTTGACAAGTCTCGCAGCCCTGG TACTGGGTGAGCTGGAAGCTCAGCCCAGGCACCTGATGAACATGGACGAGAGGGTTGTGGGAGGCGAGGTGGCCAGCCCCAACTCCTGGCCCTGGCAG ATCTCTCTTCAGTACAGATCTGGCAGCAGCTACTACCACACTTGCGGAGGAAGCCTGGTTAAGACAGGCTGGGTTATGACCGCTGCTCACTGCGTGGACAG TAATAGGTCGTGGCGCGTCGTTCTCGGTGAACACGATATCTACGTGGAAAGCGGCAGAGAGCAGATCATTGGTGTCAGCCGTGTTTATATCCACCCCAACTGGGATGCAAGCAGATTGTCCAATGG GTATGACATTGCTCTGCTGAAACTGACTTCTCCCGCCAAGCTGAACACTTACGTCCAGCTGGCCTCTCTGCCTCCCAACGGCCAGATTCTGCCCCACGACAACCTCTGCTACGTCACCGGATGGGGCCGCACCTCCA CTGGTGGCCCCCTTTCTGCTCAGCTCAAGCAGGCCTACCTGCCCGTGGTGGACCACAAAACCTGCAGCAGGAGTGACTGGTGGGGCGGCTCTGTGAGGACCACCATGGTGTGCGGAGGCGGCGGTGCTGAGGCTGGATGCAAT GGCGACTCTGGTGGTCCTCTGAACTGCCAGGTTAGCGGCAAATACTACGTGCACGGTATCGCCAGCTTTGTGTCCGGTTATGGATGCAACTACCCCAAGAAACCCACCGTCTTCACCCGTGTGTCTGCCTACATTGACTGGATGAACTCG atcATGTAA